In a genomic window of Pontibacter liquoris:
- a CDS encoding ferritin-like domain-containing protein codes for MKKLQDKPSGKDAGLTSNLLVPMQRRMFFRYAGATAAVTTLLFATSSCDNDDDEAPLDPTAVDLGSGDTGVLNYAYALEQLEAAFYTQVVAKSLSMFNQTEQQIMQDLKGHENIHRDFLKAALGSAAIPDLEVNFSAIDFNDKNSILSTARTFEDLGVAAYNGAGRLLENAGYLTLAGKIVSVEARHAAVIRDLITNGTFSDSANDKGLDPAMMPADVLAAASAFIKTKISANNLPK; via the coding sequence ATGAAAAAACTACAAGACAAACCATCCGGGAAAGATGCCGGCTTAACCAGCAACTTGTTGGTTCCGATGCAGCGCCGTATGTTCTTCCGTTATGCAGGCGCAACCGCAGCAGTTACGACACTTCTATTTGCCACTTCCTCCTGCGACAACGACGATGATGAAGCGCCGCTGGACCCGACAGCGGTAGACCTGGGTTCTGGCGACACCGGTGTGTTAAATTATGCTTATGCTTTGGAGCAACTGGAAGCTGCCTTTTATACCCAGGTGGTAGCCAAATCGCTGAGTATGTTTAACCAGACAGAGCAGCAGATCATGCAGGACCTGAAAGGGCATGAAAATATTCACCGCGATTTCCTGAAAGCGGCACTTGGTTCCGCGGCCATACCTGACCTGGAAGTAAATTTCAGTGCCATCGACTTCAATGATAAAAACAGCATTTTATCAACTGCCCGCACGTTCGAAGATCTGGGAGTGGCGGCCTACAATGGCGCCGGAAGGCTGTTAGAAAATGCCGGGTACCTGACATTAGCCGGCAAGATCGTTTCGGTGGAGGCACGCCATGCAGCCGTTATCCGGGACCTGATCACAAACGGCACCTTTTCCGACTCGGCCAACGACAAAGGGCTGGATCCGGCTATGATGCCGGCCGATGTACTGGCCGCAGCCTCTGCGTTTATCAAGACAAAAATTTCTGCTAACAACTTACCTAAATAA
- a CDS encoding ferritin-like domain-containing protein, protein MNIFNILEDIQKADPEVYNRIDSRRSAFKNLGSFGKKAALAAIPLALGSVFQKAYGQSSGTVVDVLNFALKLEYLERNFYTQALAANGLITDTAAKAALQKIQQHEAAHVDLLKATIQSLNGTPISEPTFNFGKNFPDWNTNYQTFLTLAQAFEDTGVRAYKGQAANLISNDTVLTAALQIHSVEARHAAHIRRMRSKAGWILGAGANSNVPAGAQPVYAGEDNVAHGGINDITSLGGGYSTEIATGAFDEPLTKEKVAEIVSLFE, encoded by the coding sequence ATGAACATTTTCAACATACTAGAAGATATACAAAAAGCTGATCCGGAAGTATACAACAGGATCGACTCCCGCCGAAGCGCTTTTAAAAACCTTGGAAGCTTTGGCAAAAAAGCGGCTCTGGCTGCTATCCCGCTGGCCCTCGGCTCCGTTTTTCAGAAGGCCTACGGGCAAAGCTCCGGCACAGTGGTTGATGTGCTTAACTTCGCGTTGAAGCTGGAATACCTGGAGCGTAATTTTTATACCCAGGCTTTAGCCGCTAACGGCCTGATAACAGACACTGCTGCCAAAGCAGCCCTACAGAAAATACAACAGCACGAGGCAGCGCACGTGGACCTGCTGAAAGCAACCATCCAAAGCCTGAACGGAACGCCCATCAGCGAACCAACCTTTAATTTCGGAAAAAATTTCCCGGACTGGAACACCAACTACCAGACATTTCTGACACTGGCGCAGGCTTTTGAAGACACCGGAGTGCGAGCCTACAAAGGTCAGGCAGCAAACCTGATCAGCAACGATACCGTGCTGACAGCTGCTTTGCAGATACACTCAGTGGAGGCACGCCATGCGGCGCATATCAGGCGCATGCGTAGCAAAGCAGGATGGATTTTGGGAGCAGGTGCTAATAGCAATGTACCTGCAGGTGCTCAGCCGGTTTATGCCGGCGAAGACAACGTAGCGCACGGCGGCATAAACGATATCACATCGCTGGGTGGCGGTTACTCAACAGAAATTGCTACCGGCGCATTCGATGAGCCATTGACTAAAGAAAAAGTAGCTGAAATTGTATCGCTTTTTGAATAA
- a CDS encoding RNA polymerase sigma factor encodes MANQHSVPKVSEEDLVSRLRNRDTSAMSVLYDMYSATLYGVVLQIVRIEETAEDVLQEAFLKIWNSFEHYDASKGRLFTWMINICRNQAIDSIRSKQHRVSNLTQDITTNVHASLSAVAFKPEHVGVYDMIENLNPEQKQVIDLMYFEGFTQSEIAEAYNIPLGTVKTRARSAVKSLSKFFKDRA; translated from the coding sequence TTGGCTAACCAACACTCAGTACCCAAAGTAAGTGAAGAAGACCTGGTGTCCCGCCTCCGCAACCGGGATACCTCGGCCATGTCTGTGCTGTATGATATGTACAGTGCCACCCTATATGGTGTGGTTTTGCAGATCGTACGGATCGAGGAGACGGCGGAGGATGTGCTGCAGGAGGCATTCCTGAAAATATGGAACTCATTTGAACATTATGATGCGTCGAAAGGAAGGCTTTTTACCTGGATGATCAACATCTGCAGAAACCAGGCGATCGATTCAATCCGCTCCAAGCAGCACCGCGTAAGTAACCTGACACAAGATATCACGACCAACGTACACGCCAGCCTTTCGGCAGTAGCGTTTAAGCCGGAGCATGTCGGTGTCTATGATATGATCGAGAACCTAAATCCGGAACAGAAACAGGTCATAGACCTGATGTATTTTGAGGGATTTACGCAAAGCGAAATTGCTGAAGCATATAACATACCTTTGGGAACAGTGAAGACCAGGGCGCGCAGCGCTGTAAAATCTTTGTCCAAATTTTTTAAAGACCGTGCATAA